A single region of the Montipora capricornis isolate CH-2021 chromosome 13, ASM3666992v2, whole genome shotgun sequence genome encodes:
- the LOC138030623 gene encoding NLR family CARD domain-containing protein 3-like gives MEINSTLTRLDLPGNGIGDSGATALAKEMEGNSTLTWLDLSPNKIVDDSGTAGLAKEVERNVRLTYLDLPSNEVGGSGAAALTQAMEINSTLAYLDLPDNKISDSGATALTKAMERKSTLRYLNLSGNEIGDLGSAAQDKAMDINSR, from the exons atggaaatcaattcaacgctgacacgGCTGGATTTGCCTGGCAATGGAATTGGTGACTCCGGTGCCACTGCGTTGGCTAAAGAAATGGAaggaaattcaacgctgacatggTTGGATTTGTCTCCAAATAAAATtg TCGATGACTCGGGTACTGCTGGACTGGCTAAAGAGGTGGAAAGAAATGTAAGGCTGACATACTTGGATTTGCCTAGCAATGAAGTCGGTGGCTCGGGTGCCGCTGCACTGACACAAGcaatggaaatcaattcaacgctggcATACTTGGATTTGCCTGATAATAAAATCAGTGACTCGGGTGCTACTGCCCTGactaaagcaatggaaagaaaatcAACGCTGAGATACTTGAATTTGTCTGGCAATGAAATAGGTGACTTGGGTTCTGCTGCACAGGATAAAGCTATGGATATCAATTCAAG gtga